A DNA window from Ctenopharyngodon idella isolate HZGC_01 chromosome 8, HZGC01, whole genome shotgun sequence contains the following coding sequences:
- the lrrc47 gene encoding leucine-rich repeat-containing protein 47, translating into MAEENSSLNIWPEIEKAEKENRRELVLQGSAVDKKIQDSGGLHARLYSLSLLNYLEISQCPSLHEIHENIRHLSHLQSLILCRNKLTSVPKSIGDLKTIKVLDLSVNQLQALPEEICALSELNTLNVSCNSITALPDGLSKCVKLASINVSKNALSRLPEDLWCSKLELLSSIIASENAIEELSSEVHNLPALKVLDLSSNKLQELPYELADCSKLKETNFKGNKLKDKRLEKMVNGCQTKSVLDYLRAGGRGKGKGKQQDGEVGEKVDTGRNVSKKKSAAKQKGKKEAEEVDELNRMVVRVLHASEAPTAVTVKVSAGIKDVRPYIVCCIVKGMNLRQGNALKRFLVAQTKLHDDICAKRTTATIATHDLGLLKAPLTYDVRSPDKLMIVPLGRKEIKAAELLKQLQQEADEQRKQKKRQNVSGLHKYLQLLDGKDLYPCLVDAEDHVVSFPPITNSERTKIRKTTQELFLEVTSSTSLQICKDVMDALIIKMAELNKLAFESKDDVGSDEEANVISGGPAENLASPELTVLQVKVVDVEGNLKVVYPSKTDLMSDVSNLTVIR; encoded by the exons ATGGCTGAAGAGAACAGCTCACTGAATATTTGGCCAGAAATAGAAAAAGCAGAAAAGGAGAACAGACGTGAGCTGGTGCTTCAAGGTTCAGCGGTTGATAAAAAGATACAGGACAGCGGCGGACTTCACGCGCGCCTTTATTCACTCTCGCTTCTGAACTACCTGGAGATCAGTCAATGTCCCAGTTTACATGAGATCCACGAAAACATCAGACATCTGTCTCATCTACAGAGTCTGATCCTCTGCAGGAACAAGCTCACTTCAGTCCCAAAAAGCATCGGTGATCTGAAGACGATAAAGGTCCTGGATTTGTCTGTCAACCAGCTGCAGGCTTTGCCCGAGGAGATCTGTGCATTGAGCGAGCTCAACACTTTAAATGTCAGCTGCAATAGCATCACTGCTCTACCGGATGGTCTGAGCAAGTGTGTGAAGCTCGCCAGCATCAATGTGTCTAAAAATGCGCTCTCACGGCTCCCAGAAGACTTATGGTGCTCCAAGCTGGAGCTCCTCAGCAGCATTATTGCATCAGAAAACGCGATAGAGGAGCTGAGCAGTGAAGTTCATAACCTGCCTGCACTGAAG GTTTTGGATCTCTCCAGCAACAAGCTCCAAGAGCTTCCGTACGAGTTGGCCGACTGCTCCAAGCTGAAAGAGACCAATTTTAAAGGGAACAAGCTGAAGGACAAGAGGCTTGAGAAGATGGTGAATGGTTGCCAGACCAAATCAGTCCTAGACTACCTGAGGGCAGGAGGGAGGGGAAAAGGCAAAGGCAAGCAACAGGATGGAGAGGTGGGCGAGAAGGTTGACACTGGCCGTAACGTCTCCAAGAAGAAAAGCGCTGCGAAGCAGAAAGGGAAAAAAGAGGCAGAGGAAGTGGATGAGCTTAATCGGATGGTTGTGAGAGTTCTGCACGCATCCGAAGCACCCACAGCTGTTACGGTGAAAGTTTCCGCAGGCATCAAGGATGTCCGGCCATACATTGTGTGCTGTATTGTAAAAGGCATGAACCTCAGACAAGGAAATGCACTCAAGCGATTTCTAGTTGCTCAG ACCAAACTTCATGATGATATTTGTGCCAAAAGGACAACGGCAACCATCGCAACTCATGACCTGGGCTTACTAAAGGCTCCTCTGACGTATGACGTCAGGTCACCAGATAAATTGATG ATAGTTCCTCTGGGTCGTAAGGAGATAAAGGCAGCTGAACTGCTGAAGCAACTTCAACAGGAAGCAGATGaacagagaaaacagaaaaaacgaCAAAACGTTTCAGGACTCCACAA ATACCTTCAACTTCTTGATGGGAAAGATCTCTACCCCTGCTTGGTTGACGCAGAGGATCATGTGGTCTCATTTCCACCAATCACAAACAGCGAGAGGACGAAG ATAAGGAAGACCACACAAGAGCTGTTTTTAGAAGTGACCAGCTCCACCAGTCTGCAGATCTGTAAAGATGTCATGGATGCACTAATAATA AAAATGGCAGAGCTTAATAAATTAGCCTTTGAATCCAAGGACGACGTGGGCTCGGATGAAGAGGCAAATGTGATTTCAGGTGGTCCCGCAGAGAACCTGGCCTCCCCTGAGCTGACCGTACTACAAGTGAAGGTTGTGGACGTAGAGGGAAACCTTAAAGTGGTCTACCCATCAAAAACTGACTTGATGTCTGACGTCAGCAATCTAACAGTCATCCGAtaa
- the smim1 gene encoding small integral membrane protein 1, which translates to MESNEASVQYNRWSEDNMNMRVPQSQSRLTGLYNSLCTGRLGIGLKVAACLTVVVVIYIAGYITGYYVHRG; encoded by the exons ATGGAGTCCAATGAGGCAAGTGTTCAATACAACCGCTGGAGCGAAGACAACATGAATATGCGAGTACCGCAATCACAGTCCAGACTGACTGG ACTCTATAACAGTCTGTGCACTGGACGGCTGGGTATTGGGCTGAAAGTGGCAGCATGTTTGACCGTGGTGGTAGTTATATACATAGCTGGATACATCACAGGATACTACGTTCACAGAGGCTGA
- the mad2l2 gene encoding mitotic spindle assembly checkpoint protein MAD2B, with translation MATLTRQDLNFGQVVADILCEFLEVAIHLILYVREVYPSGIFQKRKKYNVPVQMSCHPELNQYIQDTLHCVKPLIEKNEAEKVVVVIMDKEHHPVERFVFEISQPPLLSISSETLLSHVEQLLRAVILKISVCDAVLDNNPPGCTFTVLVHTREAATRNMEKVQVIKDFPWIVADEQEVHMEEAKLIPLKTMTSDILKMQLYVEEKTQKT, from the exons ATGGCCACTCTGACGAGGCAGGATCTTAATTTTGGCCAAG TTGTTGCTGACATTCTGTGTGAGTTTTTGGAAGTGGCCATTCACCTCATCCTCTATGTCAGAGAAGTTTATCCATCTGGTATCTTTCAGAAAAGGAAGAAGTACAACGTACCTGTGCAG ATGTCATGCCATCCTGAGTTAAATCAGTACATTCAAGACACTCTCCATTGTGTCAAGCCACTGATTGAGaag AATGAGGCTGAGAAGGTTGTAGTGGTGATCATGGATAAAGAGCACCATCCAGTAGAGAGATTTGTGTTTGAGATCTCACAGCCTCCACTGCTGTCCATCAG CTCAGAGACTCTGCTGTCCCATGTGGAGCAGCTGCTGAGAGCAGTGATCCTAAAAATCAGTGTGTGTGACGCTGTTCTAGACAACAATCCTCCAG GATGTACCTTCACAGTGCTGGTACACACCAGGGAAGCTGCCACAAGAAACATGGAGAAAGTTCAGGTCATCAAG GATTTTCCATGGATTGTAGCAGATGAGCAGGAAGTTCACATGGAAGAGGCAAAACTCATTCCTCTAAAAACGATGACTTCTGATATTCTCAAG ATGCAGCTCTATGTGgaagaaaaaacacagaaaacctGA